In the genome of Kiritimatiellia bacterium, one region contains:
- a CDS encoding prepilin-type N-terminal cleavage/methylation domain-containing protein: protein MMALFLNAKTQRRKDAEITPCFLSASVPPRLCVKSFSFLLSPLRPLRGRNKAFTLFELLAVLTVIGIGLAILVGAYGSWGTAHALTGATRIVEVGLQQARTLAVTRNAYVAFSYGSETTNQTRVVTGFQAFLCQPTNDTTSVEAALNSVLAPEEDLADIQENVLSITPATPFQRLTGHVRLAYVRENDLSASTPVTYSDMTLFFRPDGSVLSDPADK, encoded by the coding sequence ATGATGGCGCTTTTTCTTAACGCAAAGACGCAAAGACGCAAAGACGCGGAGATTACCCCCTGCTTCCTCAGCGCCTCTGTGCCTCCGCGTCTCTGCGTTAAAAGTTTCTCCTTTTTACTCTCTCCATTGCGGCCACTCCGTGGCCGCAATAAGGCCTTCACGCTCTTCGAGCTTCTGGCCGTGCTGACCGTCATCGGCATCGGGCTGGCGATCCTCGTCGGCGCCTACGGCTCGTGGGGTACGGCGCACGCCCTCACCGGCGCCACCCGCATCGTGGAGGTCGGGCTCCAGCAGGCCCGCACACTCGCCGTTACCCGCAACGCCTATGTCGCCTTCAGCTACGGCAGCGAAACGACCAACCAAACCCGCGTCGTCACAGGCTTCCAGGCCTTCCTGTGCCAACCGACCAACGACACGACCTCGGTCGAAGCGGCGCTGAACAGCGTGCTCGCCCCGGAAGAAGACCTCGCAGACATTCAGGAGAACGTCCTCTCCATCACGCCCGCCACGCCTTTCCAACGCCTCACCGGCCATGTGCGGCTCGCCTATGTGCGTGAAAACGACCTGAGCGCCTCAACCCCCGTCACCTACAGCGACATGACGCTCTTTTTCCGTCCGGACGGCAGCGTGCTCAGCGATCCCGCCGACAAGC